One genomic region from Euzebya tangerina encodes:
- a CDS encoding Uma2 family endonuclease — translation MTTVIPTALADLPEDAFRPLRRVEFQAMVDQGLFEGTNVELVGGVLVEMSQQGQPHSQLIRLLTRLIVRSVGDDYEVGIQTPLAVDEISLPEPDLQVLPAGPYWDAHPEQALLVIEVSNSSLRFDLGEKARRYAASGYPEYWVVDVEGRQIHVHRQPSNEGWRSVEIVSSGVLRSSAVPAVVVRVDELFGY, via the coding sequence GTGACGACCGTGATCCCAACCGCACTGGCTGATCTGCCGGAGGACGCCTTCCGTCCGCTCCGGCGGGTTGAGTTCCAGGCCATGGTCGATCAGGGCCTGTTCGAGGGCACCAACGTGGAGCTGGTGGGCGGGGTGTTGGTGGAGATGAGTCAGCAAGGTCAGCCGCACAGTCAGCTGATCCGGCTCTTGACTCGGCTCATCGTCAGGAGTGTCGGCGATGATTATGAGGTCGGGATCCAGACACCCCTGGCGGTGGATGAGATCTCGCTGCCAGAGCCGGATCTGCAGGTCCTGCCGGCCGGCCCGTACTGGGACGCGCATCCCGAGCAGGCGCTGCTGGTCATCGAGGTGTCGAACTCCTCGCTCCGGTTCGACCTGGGTGAGAAGGCTCGGCGGTACGCCGCGAGCGGATACCCCGAGTACTGGGTGGTGGACGTCGAGGGCCGCCAGATCCATGTCCACAGGCAGCCGAGTAATGAGGGTTGGAGATCGGTGGAGATTGTCTCGAGCGGGGTGTTGCGATCCTCAGCCGTCCCTGCCGTGGTCGTCCGGGTCGACGAGTTGTTCGGGTACTAG
- a CDS encoding NUDIX hydrolase — protein sequence MSPPQWLRWARELAAIGRTGFFYATDERFHPNTYDADRYRAVEGIAAEILAAGSDTDPVTIRDVLASDHGHITPKIDVRGVVFDSESRMLLVQEKSDQMRWTLPGGLG from the coding sequence ATGTCGCCGCCACAGTGGCTGCGCTGGGCCCGTGAACTTGCCGCCATCGGCCGAACCGGGTTCTTCTACGCGACGGACGAACGCTTCCATCCCAACACCTATGACGCCGACCGCTACCGCGCCGTCGAGGGAATCGCCGCAGAGATCTTGGCCGCTGGCTCTGACACAGACCCGGTGACTATCCGTGACGTGCTCGCCTCCGATCACGGTCATATCACGCCGAAGATCGACGTGAGGGGAGTCGTATTCGACTCGGAGAGCCGGATGCTTCTCGTGCAGGAGAAGTCGGATCAGATGCGGTGGACCCTGCCCGGGGGGCTGGGCTGA
- a CDS encoding HNH endonuclease signature motif containing protein: MKIRGPRDSEAAGQAAVRSLAWARTDGDDADPVRTAIEAFVSVDRAMAVALRALAAAEPEHGVPADRLVALAANVAGWDVGFCMRAIEVLAAMPLTWQAFDEGRISWSQLRGIISAAKALPVADRETLDDQLTGLVDSNNRAEPERLPDVAADLARRLADARQAEREQAQAEQSFIRFQPSLLGGADFYGRGDDDQIATLTAALDAAADPPVADDDDLPTDTQGRPVPAAWRRHTARATQRMEALRRIAAHSLAGRAQGTARPSITAVVDITDLTPHRSASVGGAPSHRGSSEFGAAPRSHDAESRSDQSDVLSRVPNAAPAATARMLWNLAGGRRPLSTAAVRMLACDASHTPLLTDGTRLLAIGDAYHPISSGLRRAVTTRDQGCRFPACRAPAAHTDLHHVIHRAEGGPTEAANLVALCRPHHRLVHQHGWTLTLAPDGRLDLKRGRWHLTSQPRLRPPPPSRAASHSGDPPNGYRQAARHRRDGPAHQTGADPPGQSVPLPF; this comes from the coding sequence ATGAAGATCAGGGGTCCGCGGGACAGCGAAGCTGCAGGTCAGGCTGCAGTTCGCTCACTCGCGTGGGCCCGCACTGACGGGGATGATGCGGATCCGGTTCGTACCGCGATCGAGGCGTTTGTCTCCGTCGATCGGGCCATGGCTGTGGCGCTCCGGGCCCTGGCCGCGGCCGAGCCCGAGCATGGGGTGCCGGCCGACCGGCTGGTCGCCCTGGCCGCCAACGTGGCCGGCTGGGACGTCGGGTTCTGCATGCGGGCCATCGAGGTGCTGGCGGCCATGCCACTGACGTGGCAGGCCTTTGATGAGGGGCGGATCTCCTGGTCCCAGCTCCGCGGCATCATCAGCGCCGCAAAGGCCCTGCCGGTCGCCGACCGGGAGACGCTGGATGACCAGCTCACCGGTCTGGTCGACAGCAACAACCGGGCCGAGCCCGAGCGGCTGCCCGATGTGGCGGCTGATCTGGCCCGCCGACTGGCAGATGCCCGGCAGGCTGAGCGGGAACAGGCCCAGGCCGAGCAGTCCTTCATCCGCTTCCAACCCTCTCTGCTGGGTGGCGCCGACTTCTACGGCCGCGGTGATGATGACCAGATCGCCACCCTGACCGCCGCCCTTGACGCCGCCGCTGACCCACCCGTAGCAGACGACGACGATCTGCCCACCGATACTCAGGGCCGACCGGTCCCTGCTGCGTGGCGGCGTCACACCGCCCGCGCCACCCAACGGATGGAAGCGCTGCGCCGCATCGCCGCTCACAGTCTCGCTGGTCGTGCCCAAGGTACCGCCCGGCCATCCATCACCGCGGTCGTCGACATCACCGACCTCACTCCACATCGATCGGCCAGCGTGGGTGGCGCACCGAGCCATCGAGGATCGTCTGAATTTGGAGCGGCCCCTCGATCCCACGACGCCGAATCGAGATCGGACCAGTCCGACGTGTTGAGCCGGGTGCCGAATGCGGCGCCAGCGGCAACGGCTCGGATGTTGTGGAACCTCGCCGGTGGCCGGCGGCCGCTCTCGACTGCAGCGGTGCGGATGTTGGCCTGTGATGCCAGCCACACCCCACTCCTGACCGACGGCACCAGGCTCTTGGCCATCGGCGACGCCTATCACCCGATCTCGAGTGGCCTCCGACGCGCCGTCACGACCCGCGATCAGGGCTGCCGGTTCCCGGCATGCCGGGCACCAGCCGCCCACACCGATCTGCACCATGTCATCCACCGCGCCGAGGGTGGCCCCACCGAGGCGGCCAACCTGGTCGCGCTGTGCCGCCCCCACCACCGCCTGGTCCACCAGCACGGCTGGACCCTCACCCTCGCCCCCGACGGCAGGCTGGATCTCAAACGGGGCCGCTGGCACCTCACCAGCCAGCCTCGCCTCCGCCCACCCCCACCAAGCCGTGCTGCCTCGCACTCCGGCGACCCGCCGAACGGATACCGACAAGCCGCCCGCCATCGCCGAGACGGGCCCGCACACCAAACGGGCGCCGATCCTCCAGGCCAGTCCGTGCCGCTGCCCTTCTGA
- a CDS encoding RNA polymerase sigma factor: MTDVGWENPDVGGGLGGAPGEDFESVYAEHYTQVLGLAYVMSGRVDVAEEATQDAFIKLLAAMAAGEVHNPPGWVRTAAVNLARSRLRRARTEFRAVLRLSRRRVEPLELDTTVESEEFWEHVRSLPPRQAEAVALHYLEDRSVRDVASLMDIAEGTAKALLHQGRAGLRRRLSTDEDVDGGDPR, from the coding sequence GTGACGGATGTCGGGTGGGAGAACCCCGACGTCGGCGGGGGACTGGGTGGCGCGCCCGGTGAGGACTTCGAGAGCGTCTACGCCGAGCACTACACGCAGGTGCTGGGCCTTGCCTATGTGATGTCCGGTCGCGTCGACGTGGCCGAGGAGGCTACACAGGATGCGTTCATCAAGCTGCTGGCTGCGATGGCAGCCGGCGAGGTCCACAACCCACCGGGATGGGTCCGGACGGCGGCGGTCAACCTGGCTCGCTCGCGACTCCGGCGTGCGCGGACGGAGTTCCGGGCCGTGCTTCGCCTCTCACGGCGCCGAGTGGAGCCACTCGAACTGGACACGACCGTGGAGTCGGAGGAGTTCTGGGAGCACGTCCGGTCACTTCCTCCACGGCAGGCCGAAGCCGTTGCCCTGCACTACCTGGAGGATCGGTCGGTGCGTGACGTGGCCAGCCTGATGGACATCGCCGAGGGAACCGCCAAGGCCCTGCTGCATCAGGGCAGGGCTGGTCTTCGCCGGCGGCTCAGCACGGACGAGGACGTCGACGGAGGTGACCCGCGATGA
- a CDS encoding acylphosphatase, with amino-acid sequence MPGEPIRRHVLVTGRVQGVFFRASTRDEARRQGVTGWVRNNPGGTVEAEVQGPPERVEAVVDFCRQGPRFARVTSCDVQEIPVETTESDFEIR; translated from the coding sequence GTGCCGGGCGAACCGATCCGACGCCACGTTCTCGTCACCGGGCGAGTCCAGGGTGTCTTCTTCCGGGCCAGCACGCGCGACGAGGCCCGGCGGCAAGGGGTAACGGGATGGGTGCGCAACAACCCCGGTGGGACGGTCGAGGCGGAGGTCCAGGGCCCGCCGGAGCGCGTTGAAGCCGTCGTCGACTTCTGCCGCCAAGGACCCCGGTTCGCCCGCGTCACCTCCTGCGACGTGCAGGAGATTCCGGTCGAGACCACCGAGTCCGACTTCGAGATCCGCTGA
- a CDS encoding NAD(P)/FAD-dependent oxidoreductase has product MERWDLIVVGAGPAGATAAITARRNRPDARVLLIDRATFPRDKACGDAIAAHAFEELAHIGVSGIEDDWPEVWDLDLLGPGGHHVTGRGARPNRIIPRVDFDARLVEHAAAAGAVVRTERVRTLETDGSTFVVNRHLRAPHLIAADGANSTIRRLVQDGTSDPRHRTRSSRHHAIAIRAYARTTRHDHPTAGRAQHIEFLADGWPAYAWSFPLPDGRANIGYGLRTSQLRGGGRPELLRRLRQALPEADIEEGTVAGHPLPFSTGRPPATGRGVLFVGDAAGLINPLTGEGIFYAIASGRMAAQAVTGTQRHPALLSRPDDRYDAMLTRRFGTHFATTSLLARLLDIPSLMPIMIRAGRDPAAFADLAEIGLGEGRLTPRLLRAVLRGALQRR; this is encoded by the coding sequence GTGGAGCGTTGGGACCTCATCGTCGTCGGAGCTGGACCGGCCGGGGCGACCGCCGCCATCACGGCCCGACGGAACCGACCGGACGCACGGGTCCTGCTCATCGACCGGGCCACGTTCCCGCGCGACAAGGCGTGCGGGGACGCCATCGCTGCCCACGCGTTCGAGGAGCTCGCCCACATCGGCGTCAGCGGCATCGAGGACGATTGGCCGGAGGTGTGGGACCTGGACCTGCTCGGTCCGGGCGGCCACCACGTGACCGGCCGCGGTGCCAGGCCCAACCGCATCATCCCGCGAGTCGATTTCGATGCCCGACTGGTCGAGCACGCTGCCGCGGCCGGGGCGGTCGTCCGCACCGAGCGGGTCCGCACGCTCGAGACTGACGGCTCCACCTTCGTGGTCAACCGTCATCTCCGCGCGCCGCACCTCATCGCTGCAGACGGGGCCAACTCGACCATCCGACGGCTGGTGCAGGACGGCACGTCCGACCCCCGACATCGCACCCGCAGCAGCCGTCACCACGCGATCGCGATCCGCGCCTACGCCCGGACGACGCGCCACGACCATCCCACAGCCGGACGTGCCCAGCACATCGAGTTCCTGGCGGACGGCTGGCCCGCCTACGCCTGGTCCTTCCCGCTTCCCGACGGGCGCGCCAACATCGGCTACGGCCTGCGCACCTCGCAGCTGCGCGGTGGCGGCCGCCCGGAACTGCTCCGTCGACTGCGACAGGCCCTCCCCGAGGCCGACATCGAGGAGGGGACCGTCGCTGGTCACCCCCTACCGTTCTCCACGGGGCGCCCGCCGGCAACGGGTCGCGGCGTGCTGTTCGTCGGGGACGCCGCCGGTCTGATCAACCCGCTCACCGGCGAGGGCATCTTCTACGCCATCGCGTCGGGTCGGATGGCCGCGCAGGCGGTGACCGGCACCCAACGTCACCCGGCGCTCCTGAGCCGGCCGGACGATCGCTACGACGCCATGCTCACGCGCCGGTTCGGCACGCACTTCGCGACGACGAGTCTGCTGGCCCGGCTGCTCGACATCCCATCGCTGATGCCGATCATGATCCGCGCCGGCCGGGACCCGGCGGCGTTCGCTGACCTGGCCGAGATCGGGCTCGGCGAGGGTCGGCTCACACCCCGCCTGCTCCGCGCCGTCCTCCGCGGCGCACTGCAGCGACGCTGA
- a CDS encoding Vms1/Ankzf1 family peptidyl-tRNA hydrolase, with protein sequence MTSLDQATGSSLRQWYERGCDATVFVPAPSEGEDADEQFQARLATLEQELGQHEIDADAVSRLLDALRDHGHDAGSGLVAVVADDAVQVWSMPTAVDLEVQPGPIPALGRLVAAKQTWVPHAVVLIDREGADIELVSALDQDDDVTVEGATTHITKSNPGGWSQQRFQQRAEENWEATARLVAERLRAEVARLDIDLVLVTGTDRMISLLRESLDPHTAEMLVEIEGGSRAEDGSTDQLIDAVDVAVRDEALARRTAVTERLAEALGRGEGAEGRADVLAALFEGRVADLLVVLDEAEGLTAHVGPAAEQVAADSTILHDLELDAVRVPLADAAIRAGLATGADITVVHKALLDLDDGVGGVLRG encoded by the coding sequence ATGACGTCTTTGGATCAAGCGACCGGCAGCTCCCTCCGTCAGTGGTACGAGCGGGGCTGTGACGCCACCGTGTTCGTACCGGCACCGAGCGAGGGGGAGGATGCCGACGAGCAGTTTCAGGCTCGCCTGGCCACGCTGGAGCAGGAGCTGGGCCAGCACGAGATCGACGCGGATGCGGTCTCGCGCCTGCTCGATGCGCTCCGCGATCACGGCCACGACGCGGGATCCGGTCTGGTCGCGGTGGTGGCGGACGACGCCGTCCAGGTGTGGTCCATGCCGACCGCCGTGGACCTCGAGGTACAGCCGGGCCCGATTCCGGCGCTCGGTCGACTCGTGGCTGCCAAGCAGACCTGGGTACCGCACGCCGTCGTCCTGATCGACCGAGAGGGCGCCGACATCGAGCTGGTGTCGGCCCTGGATCAGGACGACGACGTCACCGTCGAGGGTGCGACGACCCACATCACCAAGTCCAACCCGGGCGGGTGGTCCCAACAGCGCTTCCAGCAACGTGCCGAGGAGAACTGGGAAGCGACAGCACGCTTGGTCGCCGAGCGTCTGCGGGCCGAGGTCGCGCGGCTCGACATCGACCTCGTCCTGGTCACCGGGACCGACCGCATGATCTCGCTGCTCCGCGAGTCATTGGACCCCCACACCGCAGAGATGCTGGTCGAGATCGAGGGCGGCAGTCGTGCCGAGGATGGGTCGACCGACCAACTCATCGACGCGGTGGACGTGGCCGTGCGGGACGAGGCGCTGGCGCGCCGGACCGCCGTGACCGAGCGGCTGGCCGAGGCGCTCGGCCGAGGTGAGGGTGCGGAGGGCCGAGCGGATGTCCTGGCTGCCCTGTTCGAGGGCCGCGTTGCCGATCTGCTGGTCGTGCTCGACGAGGCGGAGGGTCTGACCGCACACGTCGGGCCGGCCGCCGAGCAGGTCGCCGCCGACTCGACCATCCTGCACGACCTGGAGCTCGATGCCGTCCGGGTCCCGCTGGCCGACGCGGCCATCCGCGCTGGTCTGGCCACCGGCGCTGACATCACCGTCGTCCACAAGGCGCTGCTCGACCTGGACGACGGCGTCGGAGGCGTCCTGCGCGGCTGA
- the fbp gene encoding class 1 fructose-bisphosphatase, giving the protein MSALDPDPGPPPVGGEAAEVLVTIERFLADQQPGEASGTLTRLLEDIALAGKLIASRTRRAGLTELLGKAGVVNVQGEDQKLLDVYADEVMTSLLGGHGRVCAIVSEEQAEVRVLDPDAPYVVVHDPMDGSSNIDANVSIGTIFGVFRREDPTAEPVQTDWLRPGRDLVAAGYVLYGTSTMLVYSVGQGVHAFTLDPEVGEFLGTWTDLRFPDDAAYYSLNFASLPHWDSGMTRFVEWLNRDDTPTLSQRYIGSAVADFHRNLLHGGVYGYPGEIDRPEGKLRLVYEGAPLAFLAAQAGGRGSDGARDLLDITPTDLHERTPVFLGNADLVDQLERCFADGE; this is encoded by the coding sequence ATGAGCGCGTTGGACCCCGACCCGGGACCACCACCAGTCGGCGGGGAAGCTGCCGAGGTCTTGGTCACCATCGAGCGGTTCCTGGCCGACCAGCAGCCGGGTGAGGCGAGCGGGACGTTGACCCGCCTGCTCGAGGACATCGCGCTGGCCGGCAAGCTGATCGCCAGCCGGACCAGACGGGCCGGCTTGACCGAACTGCTCGGCAAGGCCGGTGTCGTCAACGTCCAGGGCGAGGACCAGAAGCTGCTCGACGTCTACGCCGACGAGGTCATGACCTCGCTGCTCGGCGGCCACGGTCGGGTCTGTGCGATCGTCTCCGAGGAGCAGGCGGAGGTCAGGGTCCTGGATCCCGACGCCCCCTACGTGGTCGTGCACGACCCGATGGACGGCTCCTCCAACATCGATGCCAACGTCAGCATCGGCACCATCTTCGGCGTCTTCCGGCGGGAGGACCCGACGGCCGAGCCTGTCCAGACCGACTGGCTACGCCCAGGCCGCGATCTCGTCGCCGCCGGCTACGTGCTCTATGGCACCTCCACCATGCTGGTGTACAGCGTCGGTCAGGGCGTTCACGCGTTCACGCTTGACCCGGAGGTCGGTGAGTTCCTGGGCACCTGGACCGACCTGCGGTTCCCCGACGATGCGGCCTACTACTCACTCAACTTCGCCTCGCTGCCGCACTGGGACAGCGGGATGACCCGCTTCGTCGAGTGGTTGAACCGGGATGACACACCGACGCTGTCGCAGCGCTACATCGGGTCCGCCGTCGCCGACTTCCATCGCAACCTGCTGCACGGCGGCGTCTACGGCTACCCGGGCGAGATCGACCGCCCCGAGGGCAAGCTGCGGCTGGTGTACGAGGGGGCACCGCTGGCCTTCCTCGCCGCCCAGGCGGGCGGTCGCGGTTCTGATGGCGCCCGAGACCTGCTGGACATCACGCCGACCGACCTCCACGAGCGCACGCCGGTGTTCCTCGGCAACGCTGACCTCGTCGACCAGTTGGAGCGCTGTTTCGCCGACGGCGAGTAG
- a CDS encoding FAD-dependent oxidoreductase has protein sequence MDTPQTPTPDVATTDVVIIGASFAGLAAALLLGRAQHHVTIIGDGPARNAETDHAHNVPTREGADPADLLAAARAEVDALPTVARRTGMVSAVEEGSDGRLLVRSHDDHVISARHVVLATGARDSLPRIAGLPAIWGRQAHSCPFCDAAPYAGRPVLVIADEPVAGHLGGLLSGWTDQVQTASPSDVASTDAAADGVAVRLTDGSELRVDGVFVHATPQPRTSPVDGLALQRRHDFVATDVDGRTSLPGLWAVGDCAWPDSSAQPGGQVLAAMAAGSRAGIAITLERAGITPPPTPERSEPTTVDREDPHAHWEPDPDETLATFWDTRYAERGQVWTGRPNVGLVDAVSDLRPGRALDLGAGEGGDAIWLAKQGWDVTAVDVSRTAMDRLDAAAVAEGVADLVTSRVQDLATGTVDGSFDLVTTSYLLSPVEIPREQIVRRAKAAVARGGTYVILSHLATPGHAHDGFDLPDIDEQLNALELEGGWQVVRAEPLERRAQWHDGTIITMTDSLIVLRRS, from the coding sequence ATGGACACACCACAGACCCCCACCCCAGACGTCGCCACCACCGACGTCGTGATCATCGGCGCCTCCTTCGCCGGACTGGCCGCTGCCCTGCTGCTGGGACGCGCCCAGCACCACGTGACGATCATCGGAGACGGCCCAGCGCGCAATGCCGAGACCGACCACGCCCACAACGTGCCGACACGGGAGGGCGCCGACCCGGCGGATCTGCTGGCCGCGGCTCGCGCGGAGGTCGACGCCTTGCCAACCGTTGCCAGGCGCACGGGCATGGTCAGCGCCGTCGAGGAGGGGTCGGACGGGCGGCTGTTGGTCCGTAGCCACGATGACCACGTGATCAGTGCCCGCCATGTCGTCCTGGCCACCGGTGCCCGTGACAGCCTGCCCCGCATCGCGGGACTCCCCGCCATCTGGGGCCGGCAGGCCCACAGCTGCCCGTTCTGCGACGCGGCTCCCTACGCCGGCCGGCCGGTCCTGGTGATCGCCGACGAGCCCGTCGCCGGTCACCTCGGCGGACTGCTGTCCGGCTGGACCGATCAGGTCCAGACCGCCTCGCCGAGCGACGTCGCGAGCACGGATGCCGCCGCTGATGGCGTGGCCGTCCGACTGACCGATGGCAGCGAACTGCGGGTGGACGGGGTGTTCGTCCATGCAACACCGCAGCCTCGCACCTCCCCCGTGGATGGTCTTGCACTGCAGCGTCGCCACGACTTCGTCGCCACCGACGTCGACGGCCGCACATCGCTACCGGGCCTGTGGGCTGTCGGCGACTGCGCCTGGCCGGACTCCTCCGCTCAACCCGGTGGCCAGGTCCTGGCCGCAATGGCTGCCGGATCGCGCGCGGGCATCGCCATCACGCTGGAGCGCGCTGGCATCACCCCTCCGCCCACGCCGGAACGGTCAGAGCCCACGACGGTGGACCGCGAGGACCCGCACGCCCACTGGGAGCCGGATCCGGACGAGACCCTGGCGACCTTCTGGGACACCCGCTACGCCGAGCGAGGCCAGGTGTGGACCGGCCGACCCAACGTCGGTCTGGTGGATGCCGTCTCAGACCTTCGGCCGGGTCGGGCGCTCGACCTGGGCGCTGGGGAGGGCGGAGATGCCATCTGGCTCGCGAAGCAGGGCTGGGACGTGACCGCGGTGGACGTCTCCCGAACCGCGATGGACCGCCTGGACGCCGCCGCCGTGGCTGAGGGGGTGGCCGATCTCGTCACCAGCCGGGTGCAGGACCTCGCCACCGGCACGGTCGATGGGTCCTTCGACCTCGTGACCACGTCCTATCTCCTCTCACCCGTGGAGATCCCCCGCGAGCAGATCGTGCGGCGAGCCAAGGCGGCGGTGGCACGGGGCGGGACCTACGTGATCCTCTCCCACCTAGCCACCCCCGGCCACGCCCACGACGGCTTCGACCTCCCGGACATCGACGAGCAACTCAATGCGCTCGAGTTGGAGGGTGGCTGGCAGGTCGTGCGCGCCGAGCCGCTCGAGCGTCGCGCGCAGTGGCACGACGGCACGATCATCACCATGACTGACTCGTTGATCGTGCTCCGTCGGTCCTGA
- a CDS encoding helix-turn-helix domain-containing protein — protein sequence MATSLEARLRIELGRARTAAGLSLQQLADRSEVSASTLSRLETGDRRITVELLDTVADALDTSAVALLAEAAREDRLFLPTPTVELSAGMSGVILRTEDDGRQLIRITIPQRRRLPDLMTHPGSEWFHVLRGRIRLRVGDRDVVVEPGQTVQFDTTQPHAFGGLDGPAEILSRFEPGTHR from the coding sequence ATGGCAACAAGTCTGGAAGCTCGGCTTCGCATCGAACTCGGTCGCGCACGGACGGCTGCGGGGCTGTCGTTGCAGCAGCTGGCCGACCGGTCGGAGGTGTCCGCCTCCACGCTGTCGCGGCTCGAGACCGGCGATCGACGGATCACCGTCGAGTTGCTCGACACCGTGGCCGATGCACTCGACACCAGTGCCGTGGCCCTGCTGGCCGAGGCCGCGCGGGAGGACCGGCTCTTCCTGCCCACACCGACGGTCGAGCTATCGGCAGGCATGAGCGGGGTGATCCTTCGAACCGAGGACGACGGCCGGCAGCTCATCCGCATCACCATTCCGCAGCGGCGTCGGCTCCCCGACCTGATGACCCATCCGGGCTCGGAGTGGTTCCACGTCCTCCGCGGTCGGATCCGACTGCGCGTCGGCGACCGGGACGTGGTCGTCGAGCCCGGTCAGACGGTGCAGTTCGACACCACACAGCCGCACGCCTTCGGCGGACTCGACGGGCCGGCGGAGATCCTCAGCCGCTTCGAGCCGGGCACCCACCGATAG